From the Montipora capricornis isolate CH-2021 chromosome 2, ASM3666992v2, whole genome shotgun sequence genome, one window contains:
- the LOC138038018 gene encoding carbohydrate sulfotransferase 11-like isoform X1, with product MVQFLRNVYLGKEKRGKEKETLRRNVLSTLEASRRRQCVNTDRKYLVEMGGRAVEGTIMLALLLACFLALSIYSEFSRKYIKEPVSTTPILKVKPLSPSGSIDPHPQLLEQRQRDRQKYLRRYCESHNLTYTKGNIDRKKLGYFMVNDKYKVVYCFIPKVACTQWNKVFLALDNRPNVADRSVIHNPKNFKFLSQGYSAEEIEVRLRTYFKFVFVRDPLERLLSAYEDKFVHNPEVYYTETYYKKMVDYFRSTVDPRSHDKLTFRKFIHYISTIGFNEDRHWATYENLCLPCNINFDFIGHFNDMQEEAPYILRRTEMDKVATFPPFITHNTTTKMRKSFGTIPEVEISQLVKLFEKDYEMFNYHFPGVLSDLLGGFSGEALQLSTKKRQQ from the exons ATGGTCCAATTTCTGCGAAATGTATAtttaggaaaggaaaaaagaggaaaggaaaaagaaactttaag GAGGAACGTCCTTAGTACCTTGGAAGCCTCACGAAGAAGGCAGTGTGTAAACACTGACAGGAAGTATCTCGTCGAAATGGGCGGGCGCGCTGTAGAAGGTACCATTATGTTAGCTCTTCTCCTGGCTTGTTTCTTGGCCCTTAGTATTTATTCAG AATTCTCGAGGAAATACATCAAAGAACCAGTTTCTACTACTCCTATTCTAAAG GTGAAACCACTTTCCCCTAGCGGCTCCATTGATCCACATCCACAGCTTttggaacaaagacaaagagaTCGACAAAAATATCTCAGAAGATATTGCGAGTCACACAATCTTACCTATACTAAAGGAAACATTGACCGAAAAAAATTGGGCTATTTTATGGTAAACGACAAATATAAAGTAGTGTATTGCTTTATTCCTAAGGTGGCTTGTACACAGTGGAATAAGGTGTTCTTGGCTCTCGACAACCGCCCGAATGTCGCCGATAGAAGTGTTATTCACAATCCTAAGAACTTTAAGTTTCTTAGTCAGGGTTATTCTGCCGAGGAGATTGAAGTTAGGCTTCGAACTTACTTTAAATTCGTATTTGTTCGTGATCCCCTGGAGAGGTTGTTGTCGGCCTATGAAGACAAGTTCGTACATAATCCGGAAGTGTACTACACTGAAACGTATTATAAGAAAATGGTGGACTACTTCCGTAGCACCGTAGATCCGAGATCACACGACAAGTTAACATTTAGGAAGTTTATACACTACATAAGTACCATTGGATTCAATGAAGATCGTCACTGGGCTACGTACGAGAACCTTTGTCTTCCTTGCAACATAAATTTTGACTTTATTGGCCACTTCAACGATATGCAAGAAGAAGCTCCCTACATTCTTCGACGAACTGAAATGGATAAAGTCGCGACTTTTCCACCTTTTATCACCCATAACACTACAACCAAAATGCGAAAAAGTTTCGGTACTATTCCCGAAGTTGAGATTTCTCAGCTTGTTAAGCTCTTTGAGAAAGACTATGAAATGTTCAATTACCATTTCCCAGGAGTCCTCTCAGACCTCTTGGGAGGTTTTTCAGGTGAAGCTTTACAATTGTCAACCAAAAAGCGACAACAATGA
- the LOC138038018 gene encoding carbohydrate sulfotransferase 10-like isoform X2 — MGGRAVEGTIMLALLLACFLALSIYSEFSRKYIKEPVSTTPILKVKPLSPSGSIDPHPQLLEQRQRDRQKYLRRYCESHNLTYTKGNIDRKKLGYFMVNDKYKVVYCFIPKVACTQWNKVFLALDNRPNVADRSVIHNPKNFKFLSQGYSAEEIEVRLRTYFKFVFVRDPLERLLSAYEDKFVHNPEVYYTETYYKKMVDYFRSTVDPRSHDKLTFRKFIHYISTIGFNEDRHWATYENLCLPCNINFDFIGHFNDMQEEAPYILRRTEMDKVATFPPFITHNTTTKMRKSFGTIPEVEISQLVKLFEKDYEMFNYHFPGVLSDLLGGFSGEALQLSTKKRQQ; from the exons ATGGGCGGGCGCGCTGTAGAAGGTACCATTATGTTAGCTCTTCTCCTGGCTTGTTTCTTGGCCCTTAGTATTTATTCAG AATTCTCGAGGAAATACATCAAAGAACCAGTTTCTACTACTCCTATTCTAAAG GTGAAACCACTTTCCCCTAGCGGCTCCATTGATCCACATCCACAGCTTttggaacaaagacaaagagaTCGACAAAAATATCTCAGAAGATATTGCGAGTCACACAATCTTACCTATACTAAAGGAAACATTGACCGAAAAAAATTGGGCTATTTTATGGTAAACGACAAATATAAAGTAGTGTATTGCTTTATTCCTAAGGTGGCTTGTACACAGTGGAATAAGGTGTTCTTGGCTCTCGACAACCGCCCGAATGTCGCCGATAGAAGTGTTATTCACAATCCTAAGAACTTTAAGTTTCTTAGTCAGGGTTATTCTGCCGAGGAGATTGAAGTTAGGCTTCGAACTTACTTTAAATTCGTATTTGTTCGTGATCCCCTGGAGAGGTTGTTGTCGGCCTATGAAGACAAGTTCGTACATAATCCGGAAGTGTACTACACTGAAACGTATTATAAGAAAATGGTGGACTACTTCCGTAGCACCGTAGATCCGAGATCACACGACAAGTTAACATTTAGGAAGTTTATACACTACATAAGTACCATTGGATTCAATGAAGATCGTCACTGGGCTACGTACGAGAACCTTTGTCTTCCTTGCAACATAAATTTTGACTTTATTGGCCACTTCAACGATATGCAAGAAGAAGCTCCCTACATTCTTCGACGAACTGAAATGGATAAAGTCGCGACTTTTCCACCTTTTATCACCCATAACACTACAACCAAAATGCGAAAAAGTTTCGGTACTATTCCCGAAGTTGAGATTTCTCAGCTTGTTAAGCTCTTTGAGAAAGACTATGAAATGTTCAATTACCATTTCCCAGGAGTCCTCTCAGACCTCTTGGGAGGTTTTTCAGGTGAAGCTTTACAATTGTCAACCAAAAAGCGACAACAATGA